Below is a genomic region from Azoarcus sp. KH32C.
GTTGCGCCTGCGGCCGCGTGAAGTCGGCGATTTGCCGCGTAATGGCGGAAATCCGCTTGGCTTGCTCCAGGATCAGCCCGGGTTGGCAGGTCGCGCCATGGTTGGGGCACTGCTGCGTCCGCTGCACCTGGCTGATCGCACTCGCCACCCCGGTGATCGCTGCAATCGGGTTGTTGATCTCATGGGCGAGCTGCGCTGCGAGCGAACCGACCGCCACCATCTTTTCGCGGTGGAACTGTTCGAGCCGGGTGCGTTCGATGTGCCGTTCGCGTTCGCGCAGATCGAGCTGCATCCGGTTGACTGCGTGCATGAGTGTTCCGAGTTCATCGTTGCGTGTTACGGGAAGCGGGGTGTCGCGGTTGCCTTTGACAATGTCGTTGGCATGAGTCTCCAGCTTTCGGATATCCCAAGTCAGCCGGCTGAAGAAGATCGCGGTCGCTGCTCCAATGAGGACCAAGCCGATCACGAGCATCGCCAAACTACTTAGTGTAATGCGATCGTAATTTTCGCGGTACTGATCGAGCAGTTTGAGGCGCTTCGCATGCGCATTCTTCGTGATGCCGTCGAGTTCGAGGATCAGCTCGTTCAGCGTTGCACGTGTGACGCTAAGCGTTCCCAGGGAGGGCTGCTGGGCCAGATCCCGGACCAGTGCATGGAGCTTGCCGGACAGAATCAGGACGCCGGGATAGTGGGTCTGGATTGCTTCAAGCAGCGAAAGGCTGGCCTCGATCTCGATCATCGACCGAATTGTGGACGGCGTGAGGTTGTCTTCGGAAAAACTCATATTGACCGCGAAAAGGGTCCGCGCCATCGACGTGTTGATTTCGAGCAGCTGCGCCTCGAAGCGATGGGCGGCCTCAAGCTCGTCGACCAGCTTGAGAAGGCTGATGCGCTGAGATTCCGTCGATACGCCGATTAGCAACGCGTACGCGACCATCAGGATGAAGGTGATGATTCCCTTCGAACGTAGCGAAAGGGACTTGCTGACCTTCTCCCCCTGTTCGGTTTCCTGCCGGAGGGCTGCGCCGGTGGCGTCGCGATCTTCCAAACTTGCCGTCGTGTCCATTTGTCCTCTCGACCGTCCTTGCCGCGTAATTCAATCCGGTCAGATACACTACGCCTTTGTATGACCATTTTCGCAAAATGGGGGCGTCGTGGCATCTCGTCAGACGTTGTGAAATATAGAGCGCCGCAGCGGCGATACGTTCGCCGCTCTAAAGGTATGGATTTTGCGTCAAAAGGCGGGTTGTTCGTTGATGCATGTCAGAGCAGATCAACCGCTTCGTGCGAACTGTGATTATTGGGGAGTGAGTCTTTCATGTTGCGTCGAGTAGCTTTGTGCATGATGTTGCTGACCGGGATCGCCAACGCGGCGCCGATCGACGACGCGGTCCGCCTTTACGAGACCGGGCAGTACGAGGCTGCGGCAAAGCAACTGGCCACGCTCGCCGAAGGCGGCAATCCGGTCGCCCAGGAAAAGCTGGCGGTGCTCTATTTCTATGGGCGTGGCGTTCCCGAGGACGAGGAGCGGGCGCTGCAGTGGGCGCGGCGTAGCGCGGAGCAGGGTAACGGCGAGGCCATGTACTTCATCGGCAACATGTACGTCTTCGGCGACAAGTTGCCGAAGTCGATCGCGGACCCGGACCAGGAGGCAGCCAAGTGGTATTTCGAAGCGGCACGCCGTAGCGTGCCGGAAGCCGAGTATGGGCTCGGCTTGCTGTTCCTGGCAGGGAAGGGAGTCGTTCAGGATCAGGAAGAGGCGATGCGTTGGATTCGCCTGGCGGCCGATCACGGCCACGCCGGTGCACGCTCTTTCCTTGGGAAGTGAGCGGCGCCAGGCACGACACATCGGCCGTCCGGCGGCGGCCGTTGGGCCTTGTGTTTCGCGCATCGGCAGTTAGGTCATCCGTCTCGAATTCTTGGCGCCGACTGGGAGGGGCGATGCGATTTCGGTGGGTAATAGGCATCGTTGCAGGCCTGCTGGCAGGCGCGAGTGTCGCGCAAGGCACGAGCGACGCGTCGGATCCGCGACAGCGGCTGATCGAGCAAAAAATCAGGTTGGTCGAGACGCTGATCAATTCGCCGGCGGCCAAGAACGTGGCGTACGGGCGCGAGGCGGAGTCGGCGGCACTGATCGAAAAGGGGCGCAAGGCCATCGACGACGCCCGCAAGGCCTTGGCCGAGGGACACCACGACGATGCGGCGCGATTGCTCGACGAGGCACTGCGTTCCGCATCGAGCGCGTCGCGCAAGATGGCGCCCGCTGACGGATCCCTGTCGGAGAGCGCGCAGCGCAAGACCTTGCAGGATCTCGGCGACCAAGTGGAAATGTACCGCAAGTCGCTGAGCGAACTGGCCGGCGACCGCGAGAAGGGCGCAGCGGCTCGGAGTCTGCTGGCCAAGATCGATGCCCTGGTCAGTGACTCGCGGCAACTCTCTTCCAGCGCCCGGCTTGGCGAGGCGAACAAGAAGATGGCCGAGGCATACAAGCTCGCCGTCGAGGAAATGTCGCGCCTGCGGGCTGGGCAGGAAGTTGTTCTCTCGCTTAAGTTCGACACCCCTGCGGACGAATACGCATATGAGAGAAAGCGGTTTGCCAGCAACGAAATCATGGTGGACATGATGATCGGCGAGGGGCGAGCGGAGGGCGACAAGCGAAAGCTGGTGGACGGGTTCCTCGAAGAGGGGCGCCGCCTCGGAGTGCAAGCCGAAGGACAGGCAAACGCCGGCAAATTCGCGGACGCGGTCAAGGTCATGGAACAAGCGTCGGCACAGCTGATCCGGGCCCTCCAGTCGATGGGCCTGCCGGTGTTCTGACAAGGGATCGCGGAATGCTTCGGAAACTGATCGTTCTCCTCGCTTCGCTGCTCGTGACGCTCGCCGCAAGTGCGGTCGAGCCGATATCGATGGCCAGCGCAATCAACGTCGCGGGCGAGCAGCGCATGCTCTCCCAGCGTTTGGCGAAGGCCTACGTCCAAGCGGGGCTTGATGTCGTTCCTGGCGTGGCACGCGAACAACTGCGCGATTCGATGAGCCGGTTCGATGCCAATCTCGTTCGCTTGCGCGCCGTCTCGGCCGAAATTCCGGCTGCCGAATTTCCCTTGCAGCAACTGATTCTGCGGTGGGCGTCGCTGCGCGAGGCTGCGAACGCGCCCGCGAGCAAGGACGCTGCGCTGCAGGTCTCCCGACGAAGCCTCGACGTCCTCGACAGTGCGGAGGAACTCGTCGGGATGCTGGAGACCGCTCCGGGCGGCCAGGCCGGACATCGCGTTAATCTCGCAGGACGCCAACGAATGCTGTCGCAGCGGTTGGTGAAGGCCTACATGCTGTACTCCTGGGGCGTCGATCGCAGCGTAAGTCTCGCCGAACTGGAGGATACAGCACGGGAATTCAGCGCGGGCCTAGCAAGGCTTGCCGCGCTACCGGAGAACTCGGCCGGGATGCGCCAGGAACTGGATGAAATCGCGCTGCAGTGGGAGTGGCTGCAAACGGCGCTGTCTGCCGAAGGGGCAAGTTCCTTCCGTCTCGTGGTCGCGGAGGCTGGGGACTCGATCCTGTCGGCGACCGATCGCCTGACCCTCTTGTACGAGCAAGTCGGCGGTCGCTGATAACCGCCGCTAATGACATTGGAAGACGCAATGAAGATCTCCCGGCGCGGATTCATTCAGACCGCGGCATCGCTTGCCGTCGCTTCTCTTTCGCCAGTAACCGCGCTTGCCGCACCTCCGCGGCAGAAGTTGCTGCGCGCCTCGTCGGTAGAGCAGGCGCTTCGTCCGGGGGCTCGTCTGACCAATTTCTGGGGATTCAATGGCGGCGTGCCGGGTCCCGTGCTGCGCTTCAGAAAGGGTGAGACGGTGCGGCTCCTGCTTCAGAATGCGCTTGCAGTCGATACCGCGGTCCATTGGCATGGCATCCGAGTACAGAACGCGATGGATGGCGTCCCGTTCGTCACACAGAACCCCGTACGCTCGGGCGAACAGTTTGCGTACGAGTTCGTCGTTCCCGATTCGGGTACCTTCTGGTATCACCCCCATCAATCCAGTTTCGAACAGGTCCCGCGCGGTCTGTACGGCGCCTTGATCGTCGAGGAGGACCGTCCGATCGAGGTCGATCGGGAGTGGGTCTGGGTCTTGTCCGACGTTCGTGTCGGTGACGATGGGCGCCAGGTGGAGGACTTCGGACGCATTCTCGATTTTGCGAATGATGGCCGCTTGGGTAATCAGGTCCTGCTCAATGGCAAGGCCGCGGGATCCGGTCACTCGTTCGAAGTGCGCAGCGGAGAACGCATTCGCCTCCGTCTGATCAACGCCGCGGCAGCGCGGATCTTTCAGCTCGAGCTGCCGGGGCACGAGATGAAGGTGATTGCCTTCGATGGTCAGGCCGTTGAGCCTCACGTCGTCGAAAGCCTGACGCTTGGTCCCGGCATGCGGGTCGACCTGGTCCTCGACTGCATGCAGTCGCCCGGTTCGCGACACCTGCTGAACGACGTCAATCGCCGCAGTGCCGGTCCGATCGCCGAGATCGCCTATCGCAACGTCCGCGCGGTCCGTCAGAAGCCCTCTTCAGCGCCCATCCGCCTCGCTCCCAACGTCCTGCGCGAACCCGATCTCGCAAGCGCGACAGAGCACTACATCATGTTCCAGGGAGGCATGCGAGGGGCTCCAGCCATTGGAATCGTAGACGGGAAGCCCGCGAAGACCCATGAACTGATGGAAGAGCACGGGCTTGCCTGGACGATGAACTTCACCGCCCGCCACGAACACGCGCTGATGCACGAGCCTTTCCTGAATCTGCACGTTGGCGAGCACGTCGTCCTGAAGATGATCAACGAAACGGATTTCGTCCATCCGATGCATCTGCACGGACATTTCTTCCGCGTGATTGCCGTCGACGGCAAGCAACTGCCCTTGCAGCCGTGGCGCGATACGGTGCTGATGGGGCCGCGGCAGACCGTCGATGTCGCCTTCGTTGCCGACAATCCCGGCGAATGGATGTTCCACTGCCATATATTGGATCACGCAGCCGGGGGCATG
It encodes:
- a CDS encoding ATP-binding protein, with product MDTTASLEDRDATGAALRQETEQGEKVSKSLSLRSKGIITFILMVAYALLIGVSTESQRISLLKLVDELEAAHRFEAQLLEINTSMARTLFAVNMSFSEDNLTPSTIRSMIEIEASLSLLEAIQTHYPGVLILSGKLHALVRDLAQQPSLGTLSVTRATLNELILELDGITKNAHAKRLKLLDQYRENYDRITLSSLAMLVIGLVLIGAATAIFFSRLTWDIRKLETHANDIVKGNRDTPLPVTRNDELGTLMHAVNRMQLDLRERERHIERTRLEQFHREKMVAVGSLAAQLAHEINNPIAAITGVASAISQVQRTQQCPNHGATCQPGLILEQAKRISAITRQIADFTRPQAQQPELLNLNELVRNTCAFVSYDRRFRRITLTTELDSEMPAVRAIGDHLTQVLMNLLINAADALEEMPADHPALIIAKTVATEEEAVIEISDNAGGIDAETLAKVFDEYFTTKPAGKGTGLGLALSRELIQDRGGSLTLESVPGTGTTARIRLPLRVAATAA
- a CDS encoding tetratricopeptide repeat protein encodes the protein MMLLTGIANAAPIDDAVRLYETGQYEAAAKQLATLAEGGNPVAQEKLAVLYFYGRGVPEDEERALQWARRSAEQGNGEAMYFIGNMYVFGDKLPKSIADPDQEAAKWYFEAARRSVPEAEYGLGLLFLAGKGVVQDQEEAMRWIRLAADHGHAGARSFLGK
- a CDS encoding type IV pili methyl-accepting chemotaxis transducer N-terminal domain-containing protein; translation: MLRKLIVLLASLLVTLAASAVEPISMASAINVAGEQRMLSQRLAKAYVQAGLDVVPGVAREQLRDSMSRFDANLVRLRAVSAEIPAAEFPLQQLILRWASLREAANAPASKDAALQVSRRSLDVLDSAEELVGMLETAPGGQAGHRVNLAGRQRMLSQRLVKAYMLYSWGVDRSVSLAELEDTAREFSAGLARLAALPENSAGMRQELDEIALQWEWLQTALSAEGASSFRLVVAEAGDSILSATDRLTLLYEQVGGR
- a CDS encoding multicopper oxidase family protein yields the protein MKISRRGFIQTAASLAVASLSPVTALAAPPRQKLLRASSVEQALRPGARLTNFWGFNGGVPGPVLRFRKGETVRLLLQNALAVDTAVHWHGIRVQNAMDGVPFVTQNPVRSGEQFAYEFVVPDSGTFWYHPHQSSFEQVPRGLYGALIVEEDRPIEVDREWVWVLSDVRVGDDGRQVEDFGRILDFANDGRLGNQVLLNGKAAGSGHSFEVRSGERIRLRLINAAAARIFQLELPGHEMKVIAFDGQAVEPHVVESLTLGPGMRVDLVLDCMQSPGSRHLLNDVNRRSAGPIAEIAYRNVRAVRQKPSSAPIRLAPNVLREPDLASATEHYIMFQGGMRGAPAIGIVDGKPAKTHELMEEHGLAWTMNFTARHEHALMHEPFLNLHVGEHVVLKMINETDFVHPMHLHGHFFRVIAVDGKQLPLQPWRDTVLMGPRQTVDVAFVADNPGEWMFHCHILDHAAGGMMGTIQVG